ATCTCCGGGATCGATTGACCACGAAACCGGCACCGTCTTGTTCTCACCGAATCTTCCAGACTGGTCGGGATTCGGACTGGCTGAGATGTTGGAGAAGATTACTCGAATCAATACCTTCGTTGAAAACGATGCAAATTCCTTTATCCTTGGAGAGTGGGCATTCGGTGAGTTCAAAGGAAGCCAGCATATGTTGGGGCTTACTCTTGGGACTGGTGTAGGAGGAGGAGTAATTACTCATGGTATGCTAATGACAGGAAGCATGGGTTATGGCGGTGAACTCGGACACACAGTTGTCGAACCCGGGGGTCCGCTTTGCGGCTGCGGTTCTCATGGGTGTCTTGAATCGCTTGCGTCAGCTACCGCTATTGTCAACATGGCCAGGGAGTTTTCTAAGAGATTTCCCGAGTCTTCGATTTTTGCCTCGCCCGAGATAACTGCCAAAGTTGTCTTCGATTCCGCGCGAAAAGGAGACCTTGCAGCAACGATTGTTGTTGAAAGAGCAACAAGGGCTCTGGCAACGGCAATAGGTAATTACATACACGTATTCAATCCCGAACACATAATAATTGGTGGTGGAATTAGTAAGGCGGGTGACTTGCTTATTGACGGCATCCAGAAAAAGATGCCGGAATACGTAATGCCTTCTTTCAACGGAACCTACAGTATAACTTTGAGCAAACTGGTGGAGAACGCAGGAATAAAGGGAGCTGCTTCAATTGTTTTCTACAGGATTAGTTGACCCTTCAGCTCTTGAGTTAGGATGTGAGCCTGCCTGGTCGGTTCAGGTATTCTGTACTTGCCTGTAGTTCTTAAGACCAGATCAACTGCAGATTCTGGAGTAATTCGATTCCCTGGGGAAACGAAAATCGGTTTCACGCCCATCCTGGTGCGAACGGCATATCCTAGCAGTCGTCCATCGGGAGCAAGGATTGGGCTCATCTCCCCCTTCTCTTCGGGACAGTCTTTCAGTTCACCATACAGAAGGCTTTTGGCGATTCCAATGGTTGGCTTCTTGACGAAAAGACCAATGTGTGAAGCTATGCCAACACCCCTTGGGTGAGCTATTCCATGCCCATCAAAGAAGATCAAGTCGACTTCGGGTGATTTCGAAAGAGCCTTCAATATTGTCGGACCCTCTCTGAAAGATAGAAGGCCCGGAATGTAAGGTGTATTGATTTTCTCAACCGAGTAGTAGTACTCAATTACACGTAGCGAGCGAAATTCCATGATCACGACGACGGCGAGAGCAATCTCTCTCGAAGGGAAGGAAACATCGACCCCGGCTATCAGTTCGGGCTCACCTGTGTAATCTTCGAATACGAGTCGTTCCCTAAGCCTTGTCTGCAAATCGATAGCCTGAATTGGTTCCATCGTCCAACTGTGAATATTCTCTGTGTTCATAAATGATTACTCCTCGACAGAAGGAATCTGTCATCGTCGCTTCCTATAATGATTATGCCATATAGATGTTATAATTTATGAAAAGCTCATCAAGTGGAGGTGTATGATGAAATTTGTCGCAGCTCGTTCCGAAATCCTCACGAGATTAGAGTCGGTTTCTGGGGCAGTCGCTCCAAAAAATGTCAAGCCAATTCTTTCGGGCATATATTTCTCAATGAAGGATGAGTCGACAATTAAGCTTGTAGCTACCGATTTAGAGACGGCGATCACTACCGAGCTGAAACCAAAACATGTGGATGGAAGCTGCAATTTTGTTATCGATGCCCGTTTGGTTCTTGAAATAGTCAGAAATCTGCCTGAAGGAGAAGTTATCTTTGAGACGGAAGAAAACAACATCGTTATCCGGATGGGGAGCGCACGTTTCACTCTCCCAACAATGGACCCTGATGACTTCCCCGATATCGAGCCAGCAACTGGGGGACTTGATTTCACAGTTTCCGTATCTTCAGTTGAGCTCATGGTGGAAAGGGTAATCTTTTGTGCAGCAAGAGACGAGTTCATGAGGAATTTGAACAGTGTTTATTGGGAATTTGATGACGGATATCTTCGGCTTGTGGCTGCGGATGGTTTCAGAATGGCCCTTTCTGAGGAGAGAATCGATCTGAACATCGATGATCACTTTTTGCTCACGCTGAAGAGTATGAGGGATCTTCAAAACAGCCTGAAAGCAGCAATGTCTGATGTTCTGAAAATAACTTACGATGGTTCGCGCGTTCAGTTCTCCTTTGACGGAACAGAAATCGTGACGAAAGTAGTTGATGCGGAGTTTCCTGACTATAGAAAAGTTCTTCCGAAATCATTCAAAGCAAGAGTGGTGATTCCGACAGAGACTTTTTCCGATGCTGTCAGAAGAGCATCGATTGCCGCAAGACTTGGATCCGACTCGGTCAAGTTTGAGATAGACGATGAGCAGTTCAAGATTATTGCAAGAAGTCCTGATCACGGAGAGTCGGTTGAAGTTATTGGAGCTAACAAAGAAGGCGACAACATCGTAATCGCATTCAATCCCAGATTCCTTTCCGAATCTGCTAAGAAGATTGATTCCGACTCTTTGGAGCTGAACTTTGTCGACTCGAACAGCCCGCTGCAGATGAATCCCGTAGATGTGCAGGGATACACCTATATCATAATGCCGATAAGGCTTATATGAATATCAGGGTAGGAATCGGTTACGATGTTCATCCAGTTTTCGTTGGGAGCAAAGGACTATTCCTTGGAGGTGTGAAAGTATCTGATTCTCTCTATCTTTCTGGTCACTCTGACGGAGATGCGCTTTGTCACGCGATTGTGGACGCAATTCTAGGTGCAGCATCTTTAGGTAATATTGGTAATGAGTTTCCAGAAGATCACTTGAATAGAGATAGAAGAAGTTTGGAGTTTTTATCTGAGATATCAGAAGCAATAAAGGGACGTTGGCAACTGCTGAATGTCGATACGGTCATAGTCATAGAAAGCGTCAGGTTGGCTGGCTTTGTTAGATCAATGACCGAAAAT
This window of the Mesotoga sp. BH458_6_3_2_1 genome carries:
- a CDS encoding ROK family protein; amino-acid sequence: MAKHVIGIDLGGTETKIGIVQEDGMIIEKKMIPTKVLDGRIAVVTRIGKAIEELLLESGMNSSDVIGIGVGSPGSIDHETGTVLFSPNLPDWSGFGLAEMLEKITRINTFVENDANSFILGEWAFGEFKGSQHMLGLTLGTGVGGGVITHGMLMTGSMGYGGELGHTVVEPGGPLCGCGSHGCLESLASATAIVNMAREFSKRFPESSIFASPEITAKVVFDSARKGDLAATIVVERATRALATAIGNYIHVFNPEHIIIGGGISKAGDLLIDGIQKKMPEYVMPSFNGTYSITLSKLVENAGIKGAASIVFYRIS
- a CDS encoding endonuclease V: MNTENIHSWTMEPIQAIDLQTRLRERLVFEDYTGEPELIAGVDVSFPSREIALAVVVIMEFRSLRVIEYYYSVEKINTPYIPGLLSFREGPTILKALSKSPEVDLIFFDGHGIAHPRGVGIASHIGLFVKKPTIGIAKSLLYGELKDCPEEKGEMSPILAPDGRLLGYAVRTRMGVKPIFVSPGNRITPESAVDLVLRTTGKYRIPEPTRQAHILTQELKGQLIL
- the dnaN gene encoding DNA polymerase III subunit beta; the encoded protein is MKFVAARSEILTRLESVSGAVAPKNVKPILSGIYFSMKDESTIKLVATDLETAITTELKPKHVDGSCNFVIDARLVLEIVRNLPEGEVIFETEENNIVIRMGSARFTLPTMDPDDFPDIEPATGGLDFTVSVSSVELMVERVIFCAARDEFMRNLNSVYWEFDDGYLRLVAADGFRMALSEERIDLNIDDHFLLTLKSMRDLQNSLKAAMSDVLKITYDGSRVQFSFDGTEIVTKVVDAEFPDYRKVLPKSFKARVVIPTETFSDAVRRASIAARLGSDSVKFEIDDEQFKIIARSPDHGESVEVIGANKEGDNIVIAFNPRFLSESAKKIDSDSLELNFVDSNSPLQMNPVDVQGYTYIIMPIRLI
- a CDS encoding 2-C-methyl-D-erythritol 2,4-cyclodiphosphate synthase, with product MNIRVGIGYDVHPVFVGSKGLFLGGVKVSDSLYLSGHSDGDALCHAIVDAILGAASLGNIGNEFPEDHLNRDRRSLEFLSEISEAIKGRWQLLNVDTVIVIESVRLAGFVRSMTENVAEALGVGSELVNIKPKSGNGSSPDFVHAHAVCLLREVE